The genomic region GCGTGACCAGTCGTCCCGGAGCCGGCAAAGAAATCTATCACAATGTCGTTTGGGCCTGCGCCTTGATCCAAGACGGCGGCAATCAACTCCACCGGCTTTGGGAAGCTGAAAACACGCGTTTCAAAGAGTGCGTCGATGTCGGCGGTGCCGTCGCGAGTGAAGAGCCCCTCACCGATGATCGACGAGACGCCTGTGAAATCAGAATCGAGCTCGCTCAGGAATGCCTTTCTGCGGGGGCGTCCTTCGCGCTCGGTGGGCCACAGAATGCGCCGTTCCGCGATTAGTTGGCTCATCGTGCTTCGCTCGTATCGCCACCCCATATCCGGACACCCGTAGTTGATTCGAGTTTCGGGGTCAACCAAATCGTAGTGGAGATTGGGTCGACGGTCGGCAGTTGCAATGCCAACCATGTTGGCGCTAGTCCACGGGCCTCGCTTGTCGTTGTCCGGGTTGGTGTATTGGGACAGATCCCGCTCGTCGCCCCGTACTCGATTCCCATAGCACAGCAGGTATTCGTGGTCGATCGAGGCACCGTTTACGCTGCGGTTGTCTTTGTTCTGACGGCTCTTCCATAAGAAGCAGGCAAGGAAGTTCTCCTCCCCAAACACTTCGTTTGCAGCGAGTCGAAGAGTCGACAGTTCGTTGTCGTCGATGCTAATGAAAAGGGCTCCGTCCTCTCGCAGCATGTCCCTCGCAGCCCGCAGTCGCGGGTAGATCATGTTGAGCCAGTTCGTATGAAATCTGCCGGAGGTTTCGAGGTTTGAGGTGAGCCTACGTCCATCCGAAGCGCGGTCCCCGACAAGCATCTGGTAATTCATGACCCCATTCGAAAAATCGTCCGGGTACACCAAGTCGCTGCCATGGTTGTACGGCGGGTCGATATAGATCAGCTTCACCTTCCCCGCGTAGCTCTTCTTGAGCAGCTTCAAAACCTCGAGGTTGTCGCCCTCGATCATGAGGTTCTTGGTGGTGTCCCAGTCCACGCTGTCCTCGGGGCAGGGGCGGAGGGTGCCGGTGCTGGGTTTCAAAGCGAGGGCGCGGGCCTGGCGCTTGCCGTGCCAGTTGAGGCCGAACTTCTCGTCGGCATCGGTGAGCGTGCGGTCACCCACGAGCTGCTTGAGGACATCGACGTTGATGGCCGCGCCGTCCTTGCCCTCGGTGACAATCTCGGGGAAGAGAGACTTGAGCTTGGCGATGTTCTCCGCGACCACGTCGGCGGACTGGACGAGGGGGTCGGAGGCTGTGATTTTCTGCATTGGACCGGTCTCGAGGGCTCGGCTCATGATGCCGCAACCAGGAGGTGCTTGAACTTCTCACGAATGAGGTCTTGACGAGCATCGACGAAGTCGTCGAAGCGATCGAGCTTCCAAAGTGCCTTGTCGGTAGGGATCAGGTGCAAGTCCAGATACGAAGCGGGCTTCCCGGCAAACCACGCTTCTGGCATGATGTTACTCTTGCCGCCGGCCCCGTTCTCCTCTTTGGTTAGAAGCATGCAGTTGGCGAGTTGATCCCGGACCGGCTTCTTGTACCTCATCAGGGTGCGTTTGCCGGTCTCAGGATTGATGTCCTTGATGTCCTGCAGAACGCTCTGAGGGAAGATGTGGTCAACTTGGGGGAGGTTGTTGTCGTACGCGGGTGTGTGGTTGAAGTCACGGTACCAAAGATTGAATAGGAGGTGGATGGTGTCGCTGCCGTAGCCCATTTGGAATAGGCGAGAATCCGTAAGTTCGAGCGAACGACCGTTCGAGCGGATCACCCCGAACGCCTCATTCAGATCGAACCGTTTGGAATGGCGAAACTCGCGTACGAGTGCGTCGATTATGGTATCGGGTTGACCACTGAACGCACCCGCTAAGAGACAGCGCAGCAAGTAGCTGTCCACGCCAGTAGCCTTGCGCCATTCGGCGGGAAAGTGGAAACGAAGGTACACCAGAGGGATGAGCACCAGGTACGAGGGGAGTGCTTTGTCGCATTGGATGTACGTTTTGCTTCGAACGAAATCGGCAACCTCCTGAATCGCCTCTGCCAGTTCGTCCCACTTGCTCTCAATCTCCTCGCGCACGCCGCTCTTCCGGAACTTCTCGACCTCGTACTTTGCACCTTGGTTGAGAACGACAAGGCAGGTCTTCAGGACGAAGTCCCGGTTGAAGGCAAACCCGTGCGAATTCACGGAAGCGAGCAGATCCTCCATCTTGTTGTCCGCGGTTTCCCAAGTCGCGTTCAGCAGCGAGAACAGAAGGTCGGACTTCCCGAGCCGGGTTCCGCCGGAGTTTGCCCGGATAAAGACCTCGACGACATCGTCCTCGGAGTAGAGCTCCGGATTGTCGATACTGTCGAGTTCTTGGTAGGTGACCGTCTCTTCGATCTTGAAGGTCTTGTCGATCAACTCGAGGTGGTCTTCCATCTTCTCGGTGTCTGCCTCACTCACGTCCTCACTGTTTTCGAACTCCGCGATCACCTCCCGCTTTCTCTTGTTGGTTTTTACGAGCTCTTTGAAGAGAACCCAAGGAAACTTCGCGGTCGACTTAGAGAGGAACGCGAACTTGTACTTGACGT from Phycisphaerales bacterium harbors:
- a CDS encoding site-specific DNA-methyltransferase codes for the protein MQKITASDPLVQSADVVAENIAKLKSLFPEIVTEGKDGAAINVDVLKQLVGDRTLTDADEKFGLNWHGKRQARALALKPSTGTLRPCPEDSVDWDTTKNLMIEGDNLEVLKLLKKSYAGKVKLIYIDPPYNHGSDLVYPDDFSNGVMNYQMLVGDRASDGRRLTSNLETSGRFHTNWLNMIYPRLRAARDMLREDGALFISIDDNELSTLRLAANEVFGEENFLACFLWKSRQNKDNRSVNGASIDHEYLLCYGNRVRGDERDLSQYTNPDNDKRGPWTSANMVGIATADRRPNLHYDLVDPETRINYGCPDMGWRYERSTMSQLIAERRILWPTEREGRPRRKAFLSELDSDFTGVSSIIGEGLFTRDGTADIDALFETRVFSFPKPVELIAAVLDQGAGPNDIVIDFFAGSGTTGHAVMARNAAKGLSRRFILVQLPEPLDPDNRDQKTAADFCRKLNRPTNIAELTKERLRRASRKLRTENRAFKGDLGFRVFRLDHSNVTGWDPDPVRLSDSIEQYVEHMRADRSAQDLLYELLLKRGLDLCTPIETKKIAGKEVHSVGAGTLIACLAEKIKASDGEDLATGIVKWHKELNPAGESVVIFRDSAFADDVLKTNVTAILEQHGLKNIRSL
- a CDS encoding DUF262 domain-containing HNH endonuclease family protein; the encoded protein is MKNQKLTIRKIVDYLNNPENEGGFWLPNIQRPFVWSEDQICRLFDSILRQYPISTLLVWKTTSGIRRRKFIDNWRETLKLSHFYVPEDNKKKCLVLDGQQRLQSLFIGLMGSYEGKELYFNILSGEVAAPDDVKYKFAFLSKSTAKFPWVLFKELVKTNKRKREVIAEFENSEDVSEADTEKMEDHLELIDKTFKIEETVTYQELDSIDNPELYSEDDVVEVFIRANSGGTRLGKSDLLFSLLNATWETADNKMEDLLASVNSHGFAFNRDFVLKTCLVVLNQGAKYEVEKFRKSGVREEIESKWDELAEAIQEVADFVRSKTYIQCDKALPSYLVLIPLVYLRFHFPAEWRKATGVDSYLLRCLLAGAFSGQPDTIIDALVREFRHSKRFDLNEAFGVIRSNGRSLELTDSRLFQMGYGSDTIHLLFNLWYRDFNHTPAYDNNLPQVDHIFPQSVLQDIKDINPETGKRTLMRYKKPVRDQLANCMLLTKEENGAGGKSNIMPEAWFAGKPASYLDLHLIPTDKALWKLDRFDDFVDARQDLIREKFKHLLVAAS